A region of Fusarium keratoplasticum isolate Fu6.1 chromosome 6, whole genome shotgun sequence DNA encodes the following proteins:
- a CDS encoding Fe-S-biosyn domain-containing protein, producing the protein MASLHCANAPSTARSFIQLARRSYSTAASQSSTPLEFLVPRCAPSPLRVTEVSTTASRVHIHARNSNDSRWLWRSNLHAPAARAFSTSAARQQTRAVLNPQQDEDGNEMMLEITERAAKRLNKIMEKDGNPNLALRIQVESGGCHGFQYLMSLITLPPKDSPEWSNIVNEDDTIFQYIPEDADPATASEDGPKVVLDEPSLDLLKGSKVDFTMELIGSQFKIVDNPFATSSCGCGTSFDIKM; encoded by the exons atggcttcTCTTCACTGCGCGAATGCGCCATCCACCGCTAGATCCTTTATCCAGCTCGCTCGACGCAGCTATTCCACTGCCGCTTCTCAATCCTCAACACCCCTCGAGTTCCTCGTCCCGCGATGCGCACCCTCTCCGCTCCGAGTCACCGAGGTTTCGACCACGGCTTCAAGAGTACATATCCACGCACGCAATTCCAATGATTCCAGGTGGCTTTGGCGTTCCAACTTGCATGCTCCGGCTGCACGAGCGTTTTCCACTTCTGCCGCTCGACAGCAGACACGAGCAGTCTTGAACCCGCAGCaagacgaggatggcaacgagatgatgttggaaaTTACTGAACGGGCAGCCAAG CGCCTCAACAAGATTATGGAAAAGGACGGCAACCCGAACCTCGCACTACGAATCCAAGTCGAAAGCGGCGGCTGCCACGGCTTCCAATACCTCATGAGTCTCATAACTCTACCACCAAAGGACAGCCCAGAATGGTCAAACATTGTCAACGAGGACGACACCATCTTCCAATACATCCCAGAGGACGCCGACCCGGCCACGGCTTCGGAGGACGGTCCGAAGGTCGTGCTTGATGAGCCATCTCTCgatctcctcaagggcaGCAAGGTGGACTTTACAATGGAACTGATCGGCTCTCAATTCAAGATTGTCGATAACCCATTTGCTACTAGCAGTTGTGGGTGTGGTACTAGCTTCGACATCAAGATGTAG
- a CDS encoding 60S ribosomal protein L7, whose protein sequence is MGATVPTNDQILVPETLLKKRKSQEKARAERADAIQKQKAANKEKRGVIFKRAEKYVKEYRDAEREKIRLHRVAKSEDSAYIPAEAKLIFVVRIKGINKMPPKPRKILQLLRLLQINNGVFIKVTKATTEMLKVVEPWIAYGYPNLKTVKELVYKRGYGKVNKQRIALTDNAIVEESLGKYGIVCVEDLIHEIYTVGPNFKQASNFLWPFKLSNPNGGFRPRKFKHFIEGGDLGNREEAINALVRQMN, encoded by the exons CGTCCCTACCAACGACCAGATCCTGGTCCCTGAGACCCTTCTCAAGAAGCGCAAGTCTCAGGAGAAGGCCCGCGCTGAGCGCGCCGACGCCatccagaagcagaaggcT gccaacaaggagaagcgtGGCGTCATCTTCAAGCGTGCTGAGAAGTACGTCAAGGAGTACCGTGATGCTGAGCGTGAGAAGATCCGCCTCCACCGCGTTGCCAAGAGCGAGGACTCTGCCTACATCCCCGCTgaggccaagctcatcttcgtcgtccgCATCAAGGGTATCAACAAGATGCCCCCCAAGCCCCGCaagatcctccagctcctccgtctcctccaGATCAACAACGGTGTCTTCATCAAGgtcaccaaggccaccacCGAGATGCTGAAGGTCGTCGAGCCCTGGATCGCCTACGGTTACCCCAACCTGAAGAccgtcaaggagctcgtcTACAAGCGTGGCTACGGAAAGGTCAACAAGCAGCGCATTGCCCTCACTGACAACGCCATTGTCGAGGAGTCCCTCGGCAAGTACGGCATTGTCTGCGTTGAGGATCTCATCCACGAGATCTACACCGTCGGCCCCAACTTCAAGCAGGCCTCCAACTTCCTCTGGCccttcaagctctccaaCCCCAACGGTGGCTTCCGCCCCCGCAAGTTCAAGCACTTCATTGAGGGTGGTGACCTTGGTAACCGtgaggaggccatcaacgccctcgTCCGCCAGATGAACTAA
- a CDS encoding Eukaryotic translation initiation factor 3 subunit C produces the protein MSRFFRGGDDSSTDSSSDEEELYSEEEEEEEEQEDSQEESSQEDSDSDDSDDGGVKKTGASAFLVGQSDSDSDESDDEHRGKVKSAKDKRLDELEASIKQIENGQKNGDWTLISAEYDKLNRQVTKLPGSKPPKPYIRILAELEDFMNESLAKAKVTPKKMNATQARALNAVKQKIKKTNKEYQSQIDSYREDKDGFMESSEEEVVAAPVKAKKVSLQVEAAPTEEADDEGFATVGKGGRTLQYTPESIFKHLRTIMESRGKKNTDRAEQIKVMEKLHEIANTPYQKIRLLLTLVSARFDLGSGGASAMPLEHWKAAEKELSSLLQVLEENRDYVVVENAEEWDDDEKPPTLQAGEKHIKVPGSIVSYIERLDDELVRSLQSIDPHTSEYIERLQDEGALYNIIFRGLLYYEYIRKDDSLETPQDSVNRIVMRRLEHVYFKPAQVVKTFEENCWKTVGDSVESVITPRDQAQNAGNLVNVLCNYLFSNSDGIIRARAMLCQVYFLALHGEYYKARDMMLMSHLQENIPNFDVQSQILYNRTLVQVGLCAFRKGLVYDAQNTLQEICGSGRQKELLAQGVMMQRYNQVSPEQERLEKQRQLPFHMHINLELLECVYLTCSMLLEIPLLAQTGSSPDVKKRVISKTYRRMLEYHERQIFTGPPENTRDHVMQASKALAAGEWKKSISFIHSIKIWDLMPSAEEIKAMLSKQIQEEGLRTYLFTYAPFYDTLSIETLSAMFELDVTKISAVVSKMISHEELSASLDQVTSTVIFRKGVELSRLQSLALALSDKASALIETNERTLEQRTQGTSNAFERQGGRGRGGQRTGQRQGRGGARAGGNTQRQAGGTQFTGGALGAAVRG, from the exons ATGTCTCGATTCTTCcgcggcggcgacgacagcTCCACCGACAGCtccagcgacgaggaggagctctactccgaggaggaggaagaggaggaggagcaggaggactCCCAGGAGGAATCCTCCCAAGAAGACAGCGACAGCGATGATTCCGACGATGGCGGCgtgaagaagacgggtgCCAGTGCTTTCCTGGTCGGACAATCCGACTCGGATAGCGATGAGAGTGATGACGAGCACCGAGGCAAGGTCAAGAGTGCCAAGGACAAGCGCCTGGACGAGCTGGAGGCATCCATCAAGCAGATCGAGAACGGCCAAAAGAACGGCGACTGGACCCTCATCTCTGCCG AATATGACAAGCTCAACCGCCAGGTTACCAAGCTGCCCGGCAGCAAACCCCCCAAGCCCTACATCCGAATTCTCGCTGAGCTCGAGGACTTCATGAATGAGTCACTGGCCAAGGCGAAGGTCACCCCCAAGAAGATGAACGCCACCCAGGCCCGAGCCCTCAACGCCGTCAAgcaaaagatcaagaagacCAACAAGGAGTACCAGAGCCAGATTGACTCTTACCGAGAGGAcaaggatggcttcatggaGTCatccgaggaggaggttgtggCTGCTcccgtcaaggccaagaaggtctCTCTCCAGGTTGAGGCTGCTCCTACTGAAGAGGCTGACGATGAGGGTTTTGCTACCGTCGGCAAGGGTGGCCGCACACTCCAGTACACTCCCGAGAGCATCTTCAAGCACCTTCGAACCATCATGGAGTCCCGAGGAAAGAAGAACACCGATCGTGCTGAGCAGATTAAGGTTATGGAGAAGCTGCACGAGATCGCCAACACCCCTTACCAGAAgatccgcctcctcctcactctTGTCTCTGCCCGATTCGACCTTGGCTCTGGCGGTGCTTCTGCCATGCCTCTTGAGCACTGgaaggctgccgagaaggaaCTCTCGAGCctcctccaggtcctcgaggagaacCGTGACTACGTTGTCGTTGAGAACGCCGAGGAGtgggatgatgacgagaagCCCCCTACTCTCCAGGCTGGTGAGAAGCACATCAAGGTTCCCGGCAGCATCGTCTCTTACATTGAGCGACTTGACGATGAGCTCGTTCGCTCTCTTCAGAGCATCGACCCCCACACCTCCGAGTACATCGAGCGGTTGCAAGACGAGGGTGCCCTCTACAACATCATCTTCCGCGGCCTCCTCTACTATGAGTACATCCGAAAGGACGACTCCCTGGAAACTCCTCAAGATAGCGTGAACCGAATTGTGATGCGCCGATTGGAACACGTTTACTTCAAG CCCGCCCAGGTTGTCAAGACTTTCGAGGAGAACTGCTGGAAGACTGTTGGCGACTCCGTCGAGTCTGTCATCACTCCCCGCGACCAGGCCCAGAACGCTGGCAACCTCGTCAATGTTCTCTGCAACTACCTGTTCAGCAACAGCGACGGTATTATCCGTGCCCGAGCCATGCTGTGCCAGGTTTacttcctcgccctccacGGCGAGTACTACAAGGCCCGTGacatgatgttgatgtcgcATCTGCAGGAGAACATCCCCAACTTTGACGTCCAGAGCCAGATCCTGTACAACCGAACTCTGGTCCAAGTTGGTCTCTGCGCTTTCCGCAAGGGTCTTGTCTATGATGCCCAGAACACTCTGCAAGAAATTTGCGGCAGCGGCCGTCAGAAGGAGTTGCTCGCCCAGGGTGTCATGATGCAGCGATACAACCAGGTGTCTCCCGAGCAGGAGcgcctcgagaagcagcgaCAACTGCCCTTCCACATGCacatcaaccttgagctcctcgagtGTGTCTACCTGACCTGCAGCATGCTTCTCGAGATTCCTCTGCTGGCCCAGACCGGTTCTTCACCGGATGTTAAGAAGAGAGTCATCAGCAAGACCTACCGCCGCATGCTCGAGTATCACGAGAGGCAAATCTTCACTGGTCCTCCCGAGAACACACGAGACCATGTGATGCAGGCGTCCAAGGCTCTGGCTGCTGGTGAGTGGAAGAAGTCAATCAGCTTCATCCACAgcatcaagatctgggacCTCATGCCCAGCgccgaggagatcaaggccatgctcTCCAAGCAGATCCAGGAGGAGGGTCTGCGAACCTACCTCTTCACCTACGCCCCCTTCTACGACACCCTCTCCATCGAGACCCTCAGCGCCATGTTTGAGCTTGATGTTACCAAGATTTCGGCCGTTGTCAGCAAGATGATCAGCCACGAGGAGCTTTCCGCCTCCCTCGACCAGGTCACCTCTACTGTCATCTTCCGCAAGGGTGTCGAGCTCAGCCGGCTCCAGTCCCTGGCTCTTGCCCTGTCAGACAAGGCCAGCGCACTTATCGAGACCAACGAGCGAACTCTGGAGCAGCGAACACAGGGTACCTCAAACGCCTTTGAGCGACAaggcggccgaggccgaggaggacagAGGACAGGACAACGACagggccgaggaggagcacgGGCGGGCGGCAACACGCAGCGACAAGCTGGTGGAACGCAGTTCACGGGTGGCGCGCTGGGTGCGGCTGTCCGAGGTTAA